The genome window TTCAACCAATTCAGAGAAGACATCATCGGCAACTTTCCAAATCGAAGTCGCTTTGGATGAATCCACTTTTACTTCTTTTGCCTTCGCCTTAGCTTCCTCGACTGATGTGATTTGGGAAAAATCGATTCCAGAATATTCTTTGATGATATCAACATATTTTTTTCTCTTCCAAGGAGCACTGATATCTATCTGATCTTTTCCATAAGCAAACTTGGTTCCGATCCCGATTTTTTCGGCAACGCCAATCACCATTTTCTCAGTGAGAGTAAGCATTGTCTCCATGTCACCGTAAGCCATGTAAACTTCGAGCATGGTAAACTCTGGATTGTGCTTGGTCGAAATTCCTTCATTACGAAAATTTCTATTCAATTCAAATACACGATCCATCCCACCGACGATCAATCTCTTAAGATAGAGTTCTGGTGCAATTCGCAGGAATAAATCCATATCCATCGTATTGTGATGAGTGATAAAAGGTTTTGCGGCTGCACCTCCGGCAATCACTTGCATCATCGGAGTCTCCACTTCGAGGAAACCTTCATTGATTAGAAAATTTCGAATTTCTTGTACAATTTTACTACGTGTTAGAAAGGTTTTCTTGACATGATCGTTAACAACAAGATCAACGTAACGCATTCTATAACGTTGTTCAACGTCCGAGAATGCGTCATAGATAACCCCATCTTTTTCCTTCACGGTTGGAAGAGGGCGTATGCATTTGGCAAGTAGTGTAACTTTCGTTAGATGAAGTGTGATTTCTCCTTTTTGTGTTCGAAAAAGAAATCCTTCGATACCAATATGATCTCCAAGATCGAGTGATTTGAAAATTTTATAATTGTCCTCGCCCATATCGTCGCGAGCAGCATAGATTTGAATCAATCCTTGTTTGTCTTTGAGATGTCCAAAACTTGCTTTGCCCATAACTCTTTTGGCATGCAATCTTCCAGCCATAAGATAGGATTTCTTTGTTTCTGCGTCTTCGTCTTTGAATGTATCAATTAAGTTTTGCGAGAAACCATTTGGGAAAAAACGAAGCGGATAGGGATTGATGCCTTGGCTTTCTAAGTCACGAACCTTTTGGATTCTTTGTTGTATGAGTTCGTTTGATTCTTTGTCTTCCATAATATTAGTAATAGCCTCTAAACTTGTAGTATATGTATAAAAATAGCTCTTTTGTCATATGTCCTACACCCGCTTCAGTTAGAAACCAATTTGTTGATGTATAACCTGAAGTTGCAGGGTAAATGGAGACTTCTATGCCGATTGGATTTAAGTTCTTTTTGTACGTATTCAAAATCCTCTGCGATTTGTACTCGTCTGTAAAAACCAAAATGGATTTTGAAGGATCATTTACGAGATTCTTAATCAAACCCTTGGAAATATAGAAACTAGATCCTGACTCGCCCTCTGACTGATTGATAAAAGAGATCTTTTCTTCCTTGATGCTAATATCCGATAGAGATTGCAGAATTTTTTCCCGTCTAGAATTTGCATCCTTATCAATGAGGATTTCCGAATCATTGCCGATTGCGCTTGGTAGAATGATCCATACTTTGTCAAAAATTTCTTTCTTATGCAAAGGCTCGATGAGTTTCCATTGTTTGAAAGAAGAGGTTGAACTCAGTTCGATGACGAGGATATCTGCCTTCTTCCAGAATCCACCGTATTTCAAAAGAACTGGACTGAATAAGATTAGAGCGATAAAGCCCAAGGAAGGAATTCCCACTCCCCAGAAAATCAATCTGGCTTTGGCAAATAAATCCCCGACGGGCATACTGGAAACAGGTCCTGGCATCTTCCGGTAAGTTCTCTCTGAAATCGGAATCTGACAAGAGAAAAACCAAAAAACTTGACTCACCACCTTCATTCCCTAACTTGGCATTACGTTTGCGCTCGGATGGTGGAATTGGTAGACACGCTACTTTGAGGTGGTAGTTCCGAAAGGTGTGGGGGTTCGAGTCCCCCTTCGAGCATATCTTATTACTACTCCCCACAATACTCTCACCTAAGCTAAATATCTTCTCACTGCTAGTTTTCACTTTACCTGAAGATAATAAATCACCTAAGTTCTTCTTGCTACTACTTCTAAGAGCTACTTGCTTGTTCACCGTATAACTGCTACAAGATAAAGACTCACCCTCTGTATAACTGCCTGTGAAAAATAACCTAGCTAAGTCCTTATTGTATCTTAAGTTTCCTAAGAAGGATAGCTCATCTAGATACACCTGAGACCACTTAGGTGACACGTAGTAGTATTCCAAAGAATATACTCACGGAGAGGCATGAAATTCATTTTGAGCTATAATAGCTATTTTGATCCTCATGCTGGATTCGAATCTATACCTGTTATAAAATACTTCCATATACTCAAATAGAAAAAATCGAGTTTTTTTATATCTTTTGTGGATTAAAAACTCTCTTTGTAATGTTGAGAAAAACGATTCGGCTGGAGCATTATCATAACAGTTATCTTTCCCGCTAATATTTTGAGTAAACCTTTTTATGATTTCCCTCTGTAGCTTGAGAAGGAGTTATTCTTTTTCTAATTCAAGTGGCCTTAAAAGAAGAATTACTTGAGAGGCAGCAACTATTCTTGCAATGCCTGCTGAAAATTCCCAAATCTAAATGATTGAGTGAAATTCTCATACTCTTTCTTTCAACAATAATAGTTGACCTTTCATAATACCATTTAAGAAGAATTAAGAAACTTATGATCCATCCAAAAAGCAAATTTCTGGTTTTCTGGGATATTCTGATTTTAAACTTCGTTATTTATATTGCTATCCAATATCCACTAAGGTATATTATACGATATGAACCTTCTGTTTTTCATCATTTAATGGATTATGTGACAACAATATTTTTTGTTTCGATTTAATAGTACAATTTCGAACAGGATACTTGAAGGGTGGTTATCTTGTGTTAGATCAAAAATCCTTTGCCAAAAGATATCTGAAGGGGCGAGATTCAATCAATTATTATAAAAGATCGTATAATCTTTAAGCGAATTTACTTAAATATAGCTTATCCCTATATTCCAGATCCCCTATATATTTCTCTTAAGATTCTGAATTTATTTTTCCCTTATTCTCAGCTATTTTTTGAGGTGTAAATATTTGTTGTAGTTTTATATTTTTTCTTTATGATAGACGATATATTCTCACTGAGTTCAAATTAGATATCAAAAATACGACTAATTTATTTCCAAATATTATACAATAATACAATTTTCGCGAGTATCTTTGCCTAAAAAATAAACAAGTTTCTAGAAAATTAAGGAAGCTTTATATTCATTGATTATGAATTTAAAAATTGACAACTATCTAAAAATTCTAATATTAGTTTATACATGCTCATGCATATTGTTTCAGGCTTTATTTTATTAGGATTTTTCTCGCAATGTATTCCATCAAAAATATTAGATCCTTGTGATCTCGAGAATCCGTCCTTTTCTGATACATTGGTTATGAAATCATTGATTGGTGACGATTCACCACACTGCGGAGTAAGCGTTCCTAGAGTTCCCGAAGACTCCATACCGCTCTGTGAGAAAGAGTCATTCGAAATCATCCAGACGAATAATTCAGTTGATTTTACATCCGAACTAAGGACGCAAAGTATTTTAGGAACCTCTGGGATAGCAACTGCTGATATCATTTCAATCCAAGGACTTAATGGAATGAACAAATGGCAAGGAGCTGTAATTGCACCTAATGGTAAATTATATGGAATTCCTTTTAACTCCACGAGTGTATTGATTCTAAACCCAAATGATAACTCAATTGATACAACGAGTATTTCAGGTCTAAGTGGATCTTTAAAATGGGTTGGTGGAGTTCTAGCGACTAATGGAAAAATTTATGGAATTCCATTTAACTCAGCGAGTGTCCTTATCATTGATCCAACTAACAATACTATAGATACTACATCGATAACCGGTTTCACGGATAATGGCAAATGGGTTGGTGGGGTTCTTGCCCCTAATGGAAAAATTTATGGAATTCCATATAATTCAACCAGCGTCTTAATTATAGATCC of Leptospira sp. GIMC2001 contains these proteins:
- the lysS gene encoding lysine--tRNA ligase is translated as MEDKESNELIQQRIQKVRDLESQGINPYPLRFFPNGFSQNLIDTFKDEDAETKKSYLMAGRLHAKRVMGKASFGHLKDKQGLIQIYAARDDMGEDNYKIFKSLDLGDHIGIEGFLFRTQKGEITLHLTKVTLLAKCIRPLPTVKEKDGVIYDAFSDVEQRYRMRYVDLVVNDHVKKTFLTRSKIVQEIRNFLINEGFLEVETPMMQVIAGGAAAKPFITHHNTMDMDLFLRIAPELYLKRLIVGGMDRVFELNRNFRNEGISTKHNPEFTMLEVYMAYGDMETMLTLTEKMVIGVAEKIGIGTKFAYGKDQIDISAPWKRKKYVDIIKEYSGIDFSQITSVEEAKAKAKEVKVDSSKATSIWKVADDVFSELVEPNLIQPVFITDFPKEISPLAKSREDDPNYVERFEPYVAGREIGNAFSELNDPFDQKARFEDQVKQREAGDDEAFMMDEDYIRALEYGMPPTGGLGIGIDRLVMLFTNSQSIRDTILFPLMRKE